The Miscanthus floridulus cultivar M001 chromosome 17, ASM1932011v1, whole genome shotgun sequence genome has a window encoding:
- the LOC136517265 gene encoding S-type anion channel SLAH2-like: MAEPAYSISISVAPSNEAKIDVHHHRPDAGEPKTTHPQPTLTVRSEEPPRQQQNQGTLARSDSTGERDRRFDQFKTLGGRLERQLSSIRGGSQHPHPDPAAAGDDEASRDSEAETDDDSGKVPTADRYFAALEGPELETLRATEVPVLPEDETWPFLLRFPISAFGMCMGVSSQAMLYKTLELEPSTAFLRVSPGVNDVLWWVSAALMALVSFIYFLKVVFYFEAVRREFHHPIRVNFFFAPWIACLFLAKGLPEPVTSFHHAVWYQLMAPILFLDLKMYGQWMSGGEWRLSRVASPTTHLAVVGNFVGALLGARMGLREPALFFFAVGTVHYVVLFVTLYQRLPTNVPLPRDLHPVFFLFVATPSVASVAWARISGEFGLGARVAYYVALFLYASLVARVSFFFRGVRFSLAWWAYTFPVTSAAMATAVYASAMTSALTQALAVGLSAVASVTVAGVLATTVYRAFVRRDLFPNDVSIAIRRRPKAKFGKILKRIRTSSADLKELVVSRHSGGGSASETSSVSEPPTPMVYGRARADP, from the coding sequence ATGGCAGAGCCGGCGTACTCCATTTCGATCAGCGTGGCGCCATCAAACGAGGCGAAGATCGACGTGCACCACCACCGCCCCGACGCCGGCGAGCCGAAGACCACACACCCGCAGCCGACGCTGACGGTCAGGAGCGAGGAGCCGCCGCGGCAGCAGCAGAATCAGGGCACGCTGGCGCGCAGCGACAGCACGGGGGAGCGGGACCGGCGGTTCGACCAGTTCAAGACCTTAGGCGGACGCCTGGAGCGGCAGCTGTCCAGCATCCGCGGGGGGTCGCAGCACCCGCACCCGGACccggccgccgccggcgacgacgAGGCCAGCAGGGACTCCGAGGCGGAGACCGACGACGACAGCGGCAAGGTCCCCACCGCTGACCGGTACTTCGCGGCCCTGGAAGGGCCCGAGCTCGAGACGCTCCGGGCGACGGAGGTCCCCGTGCTGCCCGAGGACGAGACGTGGCCGTTCCTGCTGCGGTTCCCGATCAGCGCGTTCGGGATGTGCATGGGCGTGAGCAGCCAGGCGATGCTGTATAAGACGCTGGAGCTAGAACCTTCCACGGCGTTCCTCCGCGTGAGCCCCGGCGTGAACGACGTGCTCTGGTGGGTCTCCGCCGCGCTCATGGCGCTCGTCTCCTTCATCTACTTCCTCAAGGTTGTCTTCTACTTCGAGGCGGTCCGGCGCGAGTTCCACCACCCGATCCGCGTCAACTTCTTCTTCGCCCCGTGGATCGCCTGCCTCTTCCTCGCGAAAGGCCTGCCGGAGCCCGTGACGTCGTTCCACCACGCGGTGTGGTACCAGCTGATGGCGCCCATCCTGTTCCTCGACCTCAAGATGTACGGGCAGTGGATGTCCGGCGGCGAGTGGCGGCTGTCCCGCGTGGCGAGCCCGACCACCCACCTGGCCGTCGTGGGCAACTTCGTCGGCGCGCTGCTCGGCGCACGGATGGGCCTCCGGGAGCCGGCGCTCTTCTTCTTTGCCGTCGGGACGGTGCACTACGTGGTCCTGTTCGTGACGCTGTACCAGCGGCTCCCCACCAACGTGCCGCTGCCGCGGGACCTCCACCCGGTGTTCTTCCTCTTCGTGGCCACGCCCAGCGTGGCGTCGGTGGCGTGGGCCAGGATCAGCGGCGAGTTCGGCCTCGGCGCCAGGGTCGCCTACTACGTCGCGCTCTTCCTCTACGCGTCGCTGGTGGCGCGCGTCAGCTTCTTCTTCCGGGGCGTCCGCTTCTCGCTGGCGTGGTGGGCGTACACGTTCCCGGTGAccagcgccgccatggccacagCGGTGTACGCGTCCGCGATGACCAGCGCGCTCACCCAGGCGCTTGCGGTCGGGCTGTCGGCGGTCGCGTCCGTCACCGTCGCCGGCGtgctggccaccaccgtgtaccgcgCGTTCGTGCGCCGGGACCTGTTCCCCAACGACGTGTCCATCGCCATCCGGCGGCGGCCCAAGGCCAAGTTCGGCAAGATCCTCAAGCGCATCCGCACCTCCAGCGCCGACCTCAAGGAGCTGGTCGTCTCCAGGCACAGCGGCGGCGGGTCCGCGTCGGAGACGAGCAGCGTCAGCGAGCCGCCCACCCCGATGGTGTACGGCCGCGCCAGAGCAGACCCGTAG